The stretch of DNA GGCGGGTCGCTCTTCAGCGACGCGATGGGCCCGGACGGCACCTATGAAGGAACATGGCTGGGTATGATTGACCACAACGTGACCACCATCGCGCGCGCGCTGGGCGTGGATGCGCCTGCGGGCGGGCGTCTTGGCAAGTTGAAGGCCGCGGCATGAACCTGGCGCTCGTCACCGACCGCGATACCGATCAGGCCGTGCGCGCGGCAAGCCCGCTGGCCGTGCGCGGCATGACCGTGTCCTACGGTCAGACGCCCGCGATCTTTTCGGTTGATATGACCCTGCGTGCGGGCGCAATGACCGCCATCGTCGGGCCGAATGGCGCGGGCAAGTCCACCTTGCTCAAGGCCGCGCTCGGGGTGATCACGCCGCTGGCGGGATCGGTGACTGTCTTTGGCGGTACGATGGCAGACATGCGCGCGCGGATCGCCTACGTGCCGCAGCGCGCCAGCGTGGACTGGGATTTCCCGGTGCGCGTGATCGACGTTGTGATGATGGGGATGTACCGGCAGCTTGGTCTGCTTGGCCGGGTCCGTGGAGCGCACAGGGCGCTGGCCCGTGACTGCCTTGACCGGGTCGGGATGGCGGATTTTGCCCATCGTCAGATCGGGCAATTGTCCGGTGGTCAGCAGCAGCGGGTGTTCCTCGCGCGGGCGTTGGCGCAAGAGGCCGATATCTACGTGCTGGACGAACCGTTTGCGGGTGTCGATGCCGCTACGGAAAAGGCGATTATCGCGGTTCTTCAAGGGCTTCGCGATGCGGGCAAGACGGTTTTGGCCGTGCATCACGACCTGGCAACCGTGCCGGATTACTTTGACGATGTCGTGCTGCTGAACACGCAGGTCGTCGCCGCCGGGCCGGTTGCACAGGCCTTTACCGAAGACAATCTGCAAGCCGCCTATGGCGGTCGTCTGACCACGGCACGGGCGGACCCGGAAAGCGTGGCGGGCTAGACGATGCTGGCCGATGCGCTGCTGTTGCAGCTGGGCTACAACGCGACGCTGGTTGCACTTGGTGCGGGCCTGCTGGGCATTGCGTCCGGTGTGGCGGGCACCTTCCTGTTTTTGCGCAAGCGCGCGCTGGTCAGTGACGCGATTTCCCATGCCACATTGCCGGGGGTTGGCCTTGCCTTTGTCGTCATGGTGGCGATGGGAGGTGAGGGGCGTTCGCTGTTTGGTTTGCTGCTGGGCGCGGGTGTGTCTGCTGCGCTTGGCCTGCTATGCGTGCAGTGGCTGTCACGCCGGACCCGGCTGGGCGAAGACGCGGCCATAGGCGCTGTTTTATCGGTGTTTTTCGGGTTCGGCGTCGTCATGCTGACCGTGATCCAGACCATGAATGCGGGCCGTCAGGCGGGGTTGGAGGGGTTCCTTTTGGGATCGACCGCCGGGATGCTGAGGGGCGATGCGATCCTGCTGGCCGTCTCGGCTGCGGCCGTCCTGGCACTTGTGATGATCTTGCGGCGTCCGCTGGCGCTGGCGGCGTTTGACCCCGGTTATGCCGAGGCGACGGGTTGGTCGTTGCCGCGCATAGATCTGGCGATGATGGGGATCGTGTTGGTGGTCACGGTTGTAGGGCTGAAGGTCGTCGGGCTGATCCTGATCGTGGCGCTGCTGATCATCCCGGCGGTGACGGCGCGGTTCTGGACAGAGCGGGCGGATCATGTGGTGATCATTGCCGGCGGTGTGGGCGGGCTGTCGGGCTATGTCGGCGCGGCTGTGTCAGCCACGGCGCCCGCACTGCCCACGGGGCCGATTGTCGTGTTGGTGGGCTTTGGCATCTTTCTGTTTTCTTTGCTCTTTTCACCCCGACGGGGGGTCCTGGCATCGGTGCTGACGCATCTGCGGTATCAGCGCCGGGTGCATGTGCGGCAAGGGCTGCTGGCGCTGGCGCAGGGGCAACCCATTTACGAGGCGCTGACGCGGCGCCTGTTGGCCCGGTCGGGGCTTATCCTGCCGGACGGAGTGCCCACGTCTGAGGGGCAGGCGGCGGCCTCGAAGGCGCTGCTGGACGAGACGCGGTGGGCGATTGTGCGGGGGGATCAGGCCTATGCGCTGGCGGCGACACGGTATGACGGTTTGACCCCGATTGAGACTGTTTTGACCCGGGATCAACTGCTTGAAGTTGATGGGAAAATTACCGCTCCGAGAGGGCTTGTGTGATGGGGGCGGAGTTTGTCGCGCTGTCCTTCCCCCCCATTTTGATCGGGGTGCTGGTGGCGGTCGCGTGCGCGTTGCCGGGGAACTTTTTGCTGCTCCGGGGGCAGGCGCTGATCGGGGATGCGATCAGCCATGTGGTGCTGCCGGGCATCGTTGTGGCCTTTCTGCTGACGGGGCTTGTCGCGACGGGGCCCATGCTGCTGGGCGCGGCGGGTGCGGCGGTGATTGCCGTGGTCGCGATTGAGGCTGTGCGGCGACTGGGGCGCATTGAATCCGGGGCGGCGATGGGGGTCATTTTTACCGCCATGTTTGCCGGGGGCGTGCTGCTGTTGGAGCAGTCGGATACGTCGAACGTGCATCTGGATGTGGAGCATGCGCTGTATGGAAATCTGGAGAGTCTGATCTGGTTGGATGCGGTCGGCTGGGCGTCCCTTTTCGATCCTGTTGCGCTGGCTGGATTGCCGGTGGAGCTGCCGCGGATGGCGCTGGCACTGGTTGTTATCGCTTTGTTTTTATGTCTGTTTTGGCGCCCCTTGGCGCTGTCCACATTTGACGAGGGGTTCGCACGCGGCCTGGGCATTCGCACCGGGGCGCTGGGTCTGGCGCTGGTCATCATGTCGGCGATTGCCGCTGTTGCCGCCTTTGATGCGGTGGGGTCGATCATCGTGATTGCGATGTTCATCTGCCCGCCTGCGGCAGCGCGGATGATGACCAACCGGCTGGGCCATCAGGTGGCGTGGTCGGTGCTGTTTGCGGCACTGGCGGCGGTGCTGGGATATGTGCTGGCAGGCTATGGACCGTTGTGGATCGGGGCGTCTGCGTCGGTCAGTGCGGCGGGGATGATCGCGACGGTGTCGGGGATCATTTTGGCCCTCGCCGCGGTGGCGGGACCCCACCGTACGCGCAACGGTTAACGGGCTGGTCTGCCGCAACGTCACTGATCCCCGCGTTAACCCCTTGTTTTACTGGCTTTGGGCCGATGCACACCCCGTACACGATCTGTGCACACCCTGTGCACCGCGCGGCACACGATTTGGCGGAAACGCAGTGGTTAACGGACCGTCCGGTGCCAAAGGTGAGTGAGAAGTTAACGCGCGGGCTCATCCGCCGTTTTAGCTGTTTTCGCGGCTGAGGGCTGTGAGGTCGACGGTTTCGAAACGGACGTAGCCGCCCGGGGCGGGTTGGATCTTTTTCGCGTCCCAACAGGCTTTGGCCTGTTCCAAGGTGAGGTCCGGGTGCGCATCGCGGGCGTCGCGCAGGTATTGCAGGTAGTTGTTGCAGGTCGCGATCTCGCGCCGGAAGGTCGGGTCGTCCTTGCGCGCCTCGAGCATGTGCCATGCCTGTTCGGCGTCGGCCAGCGTGGCGCCCGTATTGCTGCGCATCCAGTCCATGAAGTCGCCGTGGCAGGAGAATTTGGGGCCGATACGTGATTTGAAGTACCCCCGGACATTCGGGCCGAAGGACACGGTGTCGGTGATAACCGTGTCGGGGGTCAGGTCGGCCTTGGCCCAGTTGAACGTGCTGGTGCCGCTGCGTTTCGGCGCCTTGGGGAGCGGCGCGCCAGACAGGGCCGCGGCCACACGATCCCGTAGGGTCGCCTTGGTGCC from Tateyamaria omphalii encodes:
- a CDS encoding metal ABC transporter ATP-binding protein, whose translation is MNLALVTDRDTDQAVRAASPLAVRGMTVSYGQTPAIFSVDMTLRAGAMTAIVGPNGAGKSTLLKAALGVITPLAGSVTVFGGTMADMRARIAYVPQRASVDWDFPVRVIDVVMMGMYRQLGLLGRVRGAHRALARDCLDRVGMADFAHRQIGQLSGGQQQRVFLARALAQEADIYVLDEPFAGVDAATEKAIIAVLQGLRDAGKTVLAVHHDLATVPDYFDDVVLLNTQVVAAGPVAQAFTEDNLQAAYGGRLTTARADPESVAG
- a CDS encoding metal ABC transporter permease, which encodes MLADALLLQLGYNATLVALGAGLLGIASGVAGTFLFLRKRALVSDAISHATLPGVGLAFVVMVAMGGEGRSLFGLLLGAGVSAALGLLCVQWLSRRTRLGEDAAIGAVLSVFFGFGVVMLTVIQTMNAGRQAGLEGFLLGSTAGMLRGDAILLAVSAAAVLALVMILRRPLALAAFDPGYAEATGWSLPRIDLAMMGIVLVVTVVGLKVVGLILIVALLIIPAVTARFWTERADHVVIIAGGVGGLSGYVGAAVSATAPALPTGPIVVLVGFGIFLFSLLFSPRRGVLASVLTHLRYQRRVHVRQGLLALAQGQPIYEALTRRLLARSGLILPDGVPTSEGQAAASKALLDETRWAIVRGDQAYALAATRYDGLTPIETVLTRDQLLEVDGKITAPRGLV
- a CDS encoding metal ABC transporter permease, whose product is MMGAEFVALSFPPILIGVLVAVACALPGNFLLLRGQALIGDAISHVVLPGIVVAFLLTGLVATGPMLLGAAGAAVIAVVAIEAVRRLGRIESGAAMGVIFTAMFAGGVLLLEQSDTSNVHLDVEHALYGNLESLIWLDAVGWASLFDPVALAGLPVELPRMALALVVIALFLCLFWRPLALSTFDEGFARGLGIRTGALGLALVIMSAIAAVAAFDAVGSIIVIAMFICPPAAARMMTNRLGHQVAWSVLFAALAAVLGYVLAGYGPLWIGASASVSAAGMIATVSGIILALAAVAGPHRTRNG
- a CDS encoding DUF6434 domain-containing protein, with the translated sequence MTATEFDRWYWPVDALKAFCEALDIPATGTKATLRDRVAAALSGAPLPKAPKRSGTSTFNWAKADLTPDTVITDTVSFGPNVRGYFKSRIGPKFSCHGDFMDWMRSNTGATLADAEQAWHMLEARKDDPTFRREIATCNNYLQYLRDARDAHPDLTLEQAKACWDAKKIQPAPGGYVRFETVDLTALSRENS